From the Salinimicrobium tongyeongense genome, one window contains:
- a CDS encoding RNA-binding S4 domain-containing protein: protein MRVDKFLWCVRYFKTRSLATEACKQGKVRMNDAVVKPSREVFATDKIQVRKNQINYQIEVLDIPKSRLGAKLVNLYINDITPQEELEKRELLKYSQDYYRKKGTGRPTKKDRRELDEWFDPEADED, encoded by the coding sequence ATGAGAGTAGACAAGTTTTTATGGTGCGTGAGATATTTTAAAACCCGAAGCCTGGCCACCGAAGCATGCAAACAGGGAAAGGTACGAATGAACGATGCTGTTGTCAAACCGTCAAGAGAAGTCTTTGCAACGGATAAGATCCAGGTGAGAAAAAACCAGATCAATTACCAGATAGAAGTGCTGGATATCCCCAAAAGCAGGCTAGGTGCCAAACTGGTTAACCTGTACATCAATGACATTACGCCGCAGGAAGAGCTTGAAAAAAGAGAATTACTAAAGTACTCCCAGGATTATTACCGAAAAAAAGGCACCGGCCGGCCTACCAAAAAAGACCGACGGGAACTCGATGAGTGGTTTGACCCTGAAGCTGACGAAGATTAA
- a CDS encoding peptidylprolyl isomerase, translating to MLLKMTNLRSIIKSLGVLSLILGSAGLKAQEVIVTDSTAIGIESEIKEKIKDRTGRFKVDGVAAVIGDFVVLESDIDKMYLELQSQGVSTEDVTNCNLAGRLMENKLYAHHAIQDSIIVSDAEINANIDQQLAYMTQQVGSLEKVLEFYKKDNEAEFRAELFEINKQNRLASEMQRKIVDAVEITPEEVRSFFTEIPEDERPVFGDEVEIAQIVVKPEIPQEEKDEIIARLNEMRADVLDNGASFATKAVLYSQDPGSRSSGGKITLTRQDPFVKEFKDAAFSLQEGEVSKPFQTEFGYHILMVDKIRGQQVDVRHILLIPDVTEETKQKAFDEIENVRERLNNDEITFADAAKEVSDEKETRENGGKLINPTTGDTRFELTKIDPLLYEQVVNLEKGEVSNIITDQDNTGRPFYKIITVTNRYKEHKADYAQDFNKIKELALRDKQLEAIEKWQEEKIKETYVKVNGEYRDCEFSSNWLKK from the coding sequence ATGCTATTAAAAATGACGAATTTGAGATCTATAATTAAATCTTTGGGGGTGCTGTCCCTTATTTTGGGAAGTGCCGGCTTAAAAGCTCAGGAAGTAATCGTTACCGATAGTACCGCCATTGGTATTGAATCAGAAATAAAGGAAAAGATCAAGGACAGGACTGGCCGGTTTAAGGTAGACGGAGTTGCAGCCGTAATTGGCGATTTTGTCGTGCTTGAAAGTGATATCGATAAGATGTACCTCGAACTTCAAAGTCAGGGAGTTTCTACTGAAGATGTGACCAACTGCAATCTTGCGGGCCGTCTCATGGAAAATAAATTGTATGCGCACCACGCCATTCAGGACAGTATTATTGTTTCGGATGCAGAGATCAATGCAAACATAGACCAGCAGCTGGCTTACATGACCCAGCAGGTAGGTTCGCTTGAAAAAGTACTCGAATTCTATAAAAAAGATAATGAAGCTGAATTTAGAGCCGAGCTTTTTGAAATCAACAAACAAAACAGGCTTGCTTCCGAAATGCAACGTAAAATTGTTGATGCGGTAGAGATCACTCCTGAAGAGGTAAGGTCATTTTTTACGGAAATTCCCGAAGACGAGCGCCCGGTATTTGGAGATGAGGTGGAAATTGCACAGATTGTAGTGAAGCCGGAAATTCCGCAGGAAGAAAAAGATGAAATTATAGCAAGATTGAATGAAATGCGTGCAGATGTTTTAGATAACGGGGCAAGTTTTGCAACTAAGGCTGTACTTTATTCTCAGGATCCCGGTTCAAGATCATCGGGAGGTAAAATTACCCTCACCCGCCAGGATCCTTTTGTAAAAGAATTTAAGGATGCTGCATTTTCCCTGCAGGAAGGGGAAGTGAGCAAGCCATTCCAGACAGAATTTGGTTACCACATTCTTATGGTCGACAAAATTCGCGGGCAGCAGGTAGATGTGCGCCACATCCTTTTGATTCCTGATGTTACCGAAGAGACCAAGCAAAAAGCTTTTGATGAGATCGAAAATGTTAGGGAAAGGCTGAATAATGACGAAATTACATTTGCCGATGCTGCTAAAGAAGTTTCAGACGAAAAAGAGACTCGTGAGAATGGCGGGAAATTAATCAATCCTACCACCGGAGATACCAGATTTGAACTTACCAAAATTGACCCCTTACTTTATGAGCAGGTGGTAAACCTGGAAAAGGGAGAGGTTTCCAATATCATAACCGATCAGGATAACACAGGGCGCCCCTTTTACAAGATCATTACCGTTACTAACAGGTATAAAGAACACAAGGCAGATTACGCACAGGATTTTAACAAGATCAAGGAACTCGCCCTTAGGGATAAGCAGCTTGAAGCTATTGAAAAATGGCAGGAAGAGAAGATCAAGGAGACGTATGTTAAAGTGAACGGCGAATACAGGGATTGCGAATTCTCAAGCAACTGGCTTAAGAAGTAA
- a CDS encoding AAA family ATPase, whose translation MTDVEAVEHLVKKHQQLRQEIAKRIVGQQQVIDQILLSVFSGGHSLLIGVPGLAKTLMVDTIAQALGLNFKRIQFTPDLMPSDILGSEILDENRHFKFIKGPVFGNIILADEINRTPPKTQAALLEAMQERAVTVAGQHYKLDLPYFVLATQNPIEQEGTYPLPEAQLDRFMFAIKLEYPSFEEEIEVVKNTTSDEVTEINPLFTAQEIVDFQHLIRRVPVADNVVEYAVDLVGKTRPAGERATPLVKEYVDWGAGPRASQNLILGAKANAAVKGKFSPDIEDVQAVAFGILRHRVIKNYKAEAEGISEEEIIKSLF comes from the coding sequence ATGACAGACGTTGAAGCAGTAGAACATCTGGTTAAGAAGCATCAGCAATTAAGGCAGGAAATCGCCAAGAGAATTGTGGGGCAGCAACAAGTGATTGACCAGATCCTTTTATCTGTTTTTTCAGGAGGTCATTCCCTGCTTATTGGAGTGCCGGGTCTTGCCAAGACCTTGATGGTTGATACCATAGCCCAGGCCCTTGGACTCAATTTTAAAAGGATACAGTTTACCCCCGATCTTATGCCCAGTGATATTCTGGGTTCCGAAATACTGGATGAGAACCGGCACTTTAAATTTATCAAAGGCCCGGTTTTTGGAAATATCATTCTTGCTGATGAGATTAACCGGACACCGCCAAAGACCCAGGCAGCCTTACTCGAAGCCATGCAGGAGCGGGCGGTAACCGTTGCCGGCCAGCATTACAAACTGGACCTGCCCTATTTTGTCCTGGCTACCCAAAACCCTATAGAGCAGGAGGGGACTTATCCGTTACCCGAAGCCCAGCTTGACCGGTTTATGTTTGCCATCAAACTTGAGTACCCTTCTTTTGAAGAAGAGATTGAAGTTGTGAAGAACACTACTTCAGATGAAGTAACAGAGATAAATCCGCTTTTTACGGCGCAGGAAATAGTCGATTTTCAGCATTTGATCCGCAGGGTTCCCGTTGCCGATAACGTAGTGGAATATGCCGTTGATTTGGTTGGGAAAACCCGTCCTGCCGGAGAAAGAGCGACTCCGCTTGTAAAGGAATACGTAGATTGGGGCGCCGGACCAAGAGCCTCTCAAAACCTCATTTTAGGGGCCAAAGCAAATGCAGCCGTGAAAGGTAAATTCTCACCCGATATTGAGGATGTACAGGCAGTGGCCTTCGGAATTTTAAGGCACAGGGTGATTAAAAATTACAAGGCTGAAGCTGAAGGCATTTCGGAAGAAGAGATCATAAAAAGCCTGTTTTAG
- a CDS encoding OmpH family outer membrane protein — protein MKKYLLVLSFTFLSLSGFAQSKIGTIDADYILNQMPEMTQVNEGLKTYNADLQKDLESNVAKYETLVKDYQANSATFSEEDKKAKETEIISLENDIKGFRQKAGVMMQIKRNELTQPLYEKINAAMLQVIQAENYTQIFHAGGNNLAYSAEEFDITTKVINILGIEVKE, from the coding sequence ATGAAAAAATACCTTTTAGTTTTAAGCTTTACATTCCTTAGCCTTTCAGGCTTCGCCCAGTCAAAAATAGGGACCATAGATGCCGATTATATCTTAAATCAGATGCCCGAAATGACCCAGGTGAACGAAGGCCTTAAAACCTACAACGCCGATCTTCAAAAAGACCTGGAATCTAATGTCGCCAAGTACGAAACTCTTGTAAAAGACTACCAGGCAAACAGCGCAACTTTTTCTGAAGAAGATAAAAAAGCCAAAGAAACTGAAATCATCAGCCTTGAAAATGACATTAAAGGCTTCCGTCAAAAAGCCGGTGTGATGATGCAGATCAAGAGGAACGAACTTACACAGCCGCTCTACGAAAAGATAAATGCAGCCATGTTACAGGTAATTCAGGCAGAAAATTATACCCAGATCTTCCATGCAGGCGGAAATAACCTGGCCTATTCTGCGGAAGAATTTGACATCACCACAAAAGTGATCAATATCTTAGGAATTGAAGTGAAGGAATAA
- a CDS encoding phosphoribosyltransferase family protein translates to MEKNSVLILNHEQINHKIRRIAYQIYESNLEEKQIILAGIAKSGFQLAQKLQAELRQISDLDVQLCEVKVNKKNPLDIITTSLSPQDYQNKALVLIDDVLNSGTTLIYGIKHFLDVPLKRFKTAVLVDRSHKKYPVKADFKGISLSTSIHETVKVHFKPGADSVELI, encoded by the coding sequence ATGGAGAAAAATTCTGTCCTGATCTTAAACCACGAGCAGATCAATCATAAAATAAGAAGGATTGCCTACCAGATTTATGAAAGCAACCTGGAAGAAAAACAGATCATCCTGGCCGGGATCGCGAAAAGTGGCTTTCAGCTCGCACAAAAATTGCAGGCAGAACTCCGGCAAATTTCCGACCTGGATGTGCAGCTATGTGAGGTAAAAGTAAATAAGAAGAACCCTCTCGACATTATCACTACCAGCCTGTCTCCCCAGGATTATCAAAATAAGGCCCTTGTTTTAATAGATGACGTTCTAAATTCGGGCACCACATTGATCTACGGAATAAAGCATTTTCTTGACGTACCCTTAAAGAGGTTCAAAACTGCTGTTCTGGTTGACAGGAGCCATAAAAAATACCCTGTAAAAGCCGATTTTAAGGGCATCTCCCTTTCCACCTCCATTCATGAGACCGTAAAGGTCCATTTTAAGCCGGGAGCCGACAGCGTGGAGCTAATCTAG
- a CDS encoding peptidyl-prolyl cis-trans isomerase → MIVKKGLFFILFLGFLTGSCNFLNEPEEKEVIARVNDAYLYKDDVATLISDNTSAEDSTLLVNNFITRWATQKLLLDRARVNLSSEQQAEFDRLVQNYKNELYAKAYTDAIVARELDTSISREAAEAYYQENGGNFILNENLVKVRYINITKNNKDFETIKKRFIRFDEEDRQALLNMAIQFNSYSLNDSVWVKTKQVYDKIRPLTPQDNPEFLKNKNFMQLEDSLGVYLISVEDVKLRNEQAPLEYSLPGIKQILLNKRKLDLIKKLEKDITQDAIKNDEFEIYN, encoded by the coding sequence TTGATTGTCAAAAAAGGACTTTTCTTTATACTTTTTTTAGGCTTTTTAACAGGAAGCTGCAACTTCCTGAATGAGCCCGAAGAAAAGGAGGTCATTGCCCGGGTAAATGATGCATATCTGTACAAAGATGATGTAGCCACATTGATCTCAGACAATACTTCAGCCGAAGACAGTACCCTTCTTGTAAATAATTTTATTACCCGCTGGGCCACACAAAAATTACTGCTGGACAGGGCACGGGTAAATCTGAGCAGTGAACAGCAGGCAGAATTTGACCGCCTGGTACAGAACTATAAAAACGAACTTTACGCAAAAGCCTATACCGATGCTATTGTTGCCCGCGAACTCGACACCAGTATTTCGAGAGAGGCTGCCGAGGCTTACTACCAGGAAAACGGGGGAAATTTTATTCTGAATGAGAACCTTGTTAAAGTGAGGTATATCAATATCACCAAGAACAACAAGGATTTTGAAACTATCAAGAAACGCTTTATAAGGTTTGACGAAGAAGACCGGCAGGCCTTGCTTAACATGGCCATACAGTTCAATTCGTATTCCCTTAATGATTCTGTTTGGGTAAAAACTAAACAGGTTTACGATAAAATTCGACCCTTAACGCCTCAGGACAATCCTGAATTCTTAAAAAACAAAAATTTTATGCAGCTTGAAGACTCATTAGGAGTATATTTGATCTCTGTTGAGGATGTTAAGCTGCGCAATGAACAGGCGCCTTTAGAGTATTCCTTGCCGGGCATAAAGCAGATCCTGCTGAATAAAAGAAAGCTGGATCTCATTAAAAAATTAGAAAAAGATATTACACAAGATGCTATTAAAAATGACGAATTTGAGATCTATAATTAA
- the guaB gene encoding IMP dehydrogenase: protein MIAHTSRILGEGLTYDDVLLVPAFSEILPREVSIQSKFTRNIGLNVPIVSAAMDTVTESRMAIAIAREGGIGVLHKNMTAEEQALKVRKVKRAESGMIIDPITLPITASVKDAKDNMREHSIGGIPIVDENGKLIGIVTNRDLRFEKNNNRPISEVMTSENLVTVAEGTSLEDAEEILQENKIEKLPVVNADNKLVGLITFRDITKLTQKPIANKDSFGRLRVAAAIGVTGDAVERAEALVKAGVDAIVIDTAHGHTKGVVTVLKEVKKKFPELEVVVGNIATAEAAKYLVEAGADAVKVGIGPGSICTTRVVAGVGFPQFSAVLEVAAAIKGSGVPVIADGGIRYTGDIPKAIAAGADCVMLGSLLAGTKESPGETIIYEGRKFKSYRGMGSVEAMKQGSKDRYFQDVEDDIKKLVPEGIVGRVPYKGDLYESIHQFVGGLRAGMGYCGAKDVATLKESAKFIKITASGINESHPHNVTITKESPNYSR, encoded by the coding sequence ATGATCGCACACACCTCCAGGATCCTGGGCGAAGGACTCACCTACGATGACGTACTCTTAGTCCCTGCCTTTTCAGAAATCCTTCCCCGCGAAGTTAGTATTCAATCCAAGTTTACCCGTAATATCGGGCTCAATGTGCCTATAGTTTCCGCAGCCATGGATACTGTGACCGAATCTCGTATGGCCATTGCCATTGCACGGGAAGGGGGAATTGGTGTTTTGCACAAAAATATGACAGCCGAAGAGCAGGCGCTTAAGGTTAGAAAAGTGAAGCGGGCCGAGAGCGGGATGATAATAGACCCTATCACACTTCCAATTACGGCCAGCGTAAAGGATGCCAAAGATAATATGCGCGAGCACAGCATTGGCGGGATTCCTATAGTTGATGAAAACGGAAAACTGATTGGGATCGTGACCAACAGGGATCTGCGGTTTGAAAAGAACAACAACAGGCCAATTTCTGAAGTAATGACTTCTGAAAACCTGGTGACTGTGGCCGAAGGTACTTCCCTTGAAGATGCCGAAGAGATCCTGCAGGAAAACAAGATCGAGAAACTTCCTGTTGTAAATGCCGACAATAAACTGGTTGGATTGATCACTTTCCGTGATATTACCAAGCTCACCCAAAAGCCCATTGCCAATAAAGATTCCTTCGGAAGGCTTCGCGTAGCCGCTGCCATAGGCGTTACCGGAGATGCAGTTGAAAGGGCCGAAGCTTTGGTGAAAGCAGGAGTGGATGCGATAGTGATTGACACGGCACACGGTCACACCAAAGGAGTGGTAACGGTACTTAAGGAGGTGAAAAAGAAATTCCCCGAGCTGGAAGTAGTGGTTGGGAACATTGCTACCGCCGAAGCTGCCAAATACCTTGTAGAGGCAGGCGCCGATGCGGTGAAAGTAGGAATTGGCCCGGGTTCTATCTGTACAACGCGGGTAGTTGCGGGGGTTGGTTTTCCACAATTCTCGGCCGTACTGGAAGTTGCAGCAGCCATTAAAGGCAGCGGGGTGCCTGTAATTGCCGATGGTGGAATTCGATATACCGGAGACATTCCCAAAGCTATAGCCGCCGGAGCCGATTGCGTGATGCTGGGCTCACTTTTGGCAGGTACCAAAGAATCGCCGGGAGAAACTATTATCTACGAAGGAAGAAAATTCAAGTCTTACCGCGGAATGGGTTCTGTAGAAGCTATGAAACAAGGCTCTAAAGACCGTTATTTCCAGGATGTGGAAGATGATATTAAAAAGCTGGTGCCGGAAGGTATTGTAGGCCGCGTGCCTTATAAAGGGGATCTCTATGAAAGTATCCACCAGTTTGTGGGAGGTTTGCGTGCCGGGATGGGCTACTGCGGGGCAAAAGATGTAGCCACCCTAAAGGAATCGGCTAAATTTATTAAGATCACGGCTTCGGGAATCAACGAAAGCCACCCGCATAACGTTACGATCACTAAAGAATCTCCTAATTACAGCAGATAA
- a CDS encoding shikimate kinase codes for MKLILIGYMGSGKSSVGKVLAGQLSVNFLDLDAEISAEENKSIPQIFSDHGEVYFRRKEAEVLKKLLEKDEGCVLSLGGGTPCYGKNMELIKAAPKATSIYLKTGLLQLTERLMVEKEHRPLIKDLDSSEALEDYIRKHLFERTFFYNQSDLIVSTDGKSVDEVVAAIAEELD; via the coding sequence ATGAAATTAATTCTGATAGGTTACATGGGATCTGGTAAAAGTTCAGTTGGAAAGGTCCTTGCCGGTCAATTATCTGTTAATTTTTTGGATCTGGATGCCGAAATTTCCGCAGAAGAAAATAAATCTATCCCTCAAATTTTTTCCGATCATGGGGAGGTATATTTCCGTAGAAAAGAAGCAGAGGTACTAAAAAAACTCCTGGAGAAAGATGAGGGCTGCGTGCTTTCATTAGGAGGGGGTACTCCCTGCTATGGAAAAAACATGGAGTTGATCAAAGCGGCGCCCAAGGCTACTTCAATATATCTGAAGACCGGATTGCTGCAACTAACAGAACGCCTGATGGTAGAAAAGGAGCACCGGCCTTTAATAAAAGATCTGGATTCTTCGGAAGCCCTGGAAGATTATATCAGGAAGCACCTGTTTGAGCGCACGTTCTTTTACAATCAAAGCGACCTTATAGTTTCAACCGATGGAAAATCTGTAGATGAGGTGGTGGCTGCTATAGCTGAAGAACTAGATTAG
- a CDS encoding aconitate hydratase, translated as MAYDIDMIKKVYSQMGERVNAAREAVGKPLTLSEKILYSHLWDGKPTQKFTRGKDYVEFAPDRIACQDATAQMALLQFMQAGKKNVSVPTTVHCDHLIQAKLGAQFDLPSAKKSSDEVFDFLESVSNKYGIGFWKPGAGIIHQVVLENYAFPGGMMIGTDSHTVNAGGLGMVAIGVGGADAVDVMAGMAWELKFPKLIGVKLTGKLSGWTSSKDVILKVAGILTVKGGTGAIIEYFGEGAESMSATGKGTICNMGAEVGATTSTFGYDESMARYLRATNRADVAEAANEVKEHLTGDPEVYANPEQYFDEVIEINLSELKPHLNGPFTPDLATPISEMAEKAKENDWPINVDWGLIGSCTNSSYEDLTRAASIARQAVEKKVKAKSDFGINPGSEQIRFTAERDGLLKIFEDLDATIFTNACGPCIGQWDRSDRKGEEKNTIVHSFNRNFSKRADGNPNTHAFVGSPEMVAAIAISGRLDFDPSRDSLLNEDGEYVKLDEPTGLELPPKGFDVEDPGYLAPTEDGSTVEVKVNPNSERLQLLEPFEPWDGKNLMGAKLLIKAHGKCTTDHISMAGPWLRFRGHLDNISNNCLIGAVNAFNMKTNFVKNQITGEYDGVPATQRKYKAAGIPTVVVGDHNYGEGSSREHAAMEPRHLGVKVVLVKSFARIHETNLKKQGMLGITFANESDYDLIQEDDTFNFVDLESFAPDKQLTIEIVHADGSKDTIKANHTYNLPQIEWYKEGSALNLIKKQNAA; from the coding sequence ATGGCATACGATATTGATATGATCAAGAAGGTATACAGCCAGATGGGTGAGCGTGTAAACGCCGCGCGTGAAGCTGTTGGTAAACCTTTAACCCTTTCAGAAAAAATTCTTTATTCTCACCTTTGGGATGGAAAACCTACTCAAAAGTTTACCCGGGGAAAAGATTATGTGGAGTTTGCGCCAGACAGGATTGCCTGCCAGGATGCAACCGCACAAATGGCTTTGCTGCAGTTTATGCAGGCAGGGAAGAAGAACGTTTCTGTTCCTACCACCGTTCATTGTGATCACCTGATCCAGGCAAAACTTGGGGCGCAGTTTGACCTGCCAAGCGCAAAGAAATCTAGTGATGAGGTTTTTGACTTTTTGGAATCTGTTTCAAACAAATACGGAATTGGTTTCTGGAAGCCTGGAGCTGGAATTATTCACCAGGTAGTGCTGGAGAATTACGCTTTTCCTGGAGGAATGATGATTGGAACCGATTCTCACACGGTGAATGCCGGGGGTCTAGGAATGGTTGCTATTGGTGTTGGTGGTGCAGATGCCGTAGACGTGATGGCAGGAATGGCATGGGAGCTAAAATTCCCAAAGCTCATTGGGGTTAAACTTACCGGAAAACTTTCGGGATGGACCTCTTCAAAAGATGTGATCTTAAAAGTAGCGGGTATACTTACTGTTAAAGGAGGTACCGGGGCTATTATTGAATATTTTGGAGAAGGTGCCGAATCTATGTCGGCTACCGGAAAAGGTACTATCTGTAATATGGGAGCTGAGGTTGGCGCAACTACTTCTACCTTTGGATATGACGAATCTATGGCAAGATACCTGCGTGCAACAAACCGTGCCGATGTTGCCGAAGCTGCCAATGAAGTGAAGGAGCACCTTACCGGAGATCCTGAAGTGTACGCAAATCCTGAACAATATTTTGATGAGGTGATTGAGATCAATCTTTCTGAACTTAAGCCTCACTTAAACGGTCCTTTTACGCCAGACCTTGCCACGCCAATTTCAGAAATGGCTGAAAAAGCCAAGGAAAATGACTGGCCAATCAATGTTGACTGGGGCTTAATAGGTTCATGTACCAACTCTTCTTACGAAGACCTTACCCGTGCCGCTTCTATCGCCAGGCAGGCAGTAGAGAAAAAGGTAAAGGCCAAGTCTGATTTTGGGATCAATCCTGGATCTGAACAAATTCGCTTTACTGCTGAAAGGGACGGATTACTGAAAATATTTGAAGATCTTGATGCCACTATCTTTACCAATGCCTGTGGGCCATGTATTGGACAATGGGACAGAAGTGACCGTAAAGGTGAAGAAAAGAATACCATTGTACATTCGTTCAACCGAAACTTTTCAAAAAGGGCAGATGGGAACCCAAATACTCATGCCTTTGTAGGATCACCAGAAATGGTGGCTGCAATTGCCATTTCCGGGAGATTAGATTTTGACCCTTCCAGAGATTCGCTTTTAAATGAAGACGGGGAATACGTGAAGCTTGATGAACCAACAGGGCTTGAGTTACCTCCAAAAGGATTTGATGTGGAAGACCCAGGTTATTTAGCTCCTACTGAAGATGGTTCTACTGTAGAGGTAAAAGTAAACCCCAATTCTGAAAGGTTGCAATTACTTGAGCCATTTGAGCCATGGGATGGTAAAAATTTAATGGGCGCGAAGCTTCTTATTAAAGCTCACGGAAAGTGTACAACAGACCATATTTCTATGGCTGGGCCATGGTTGCGTTTTAGAGGTCATCTTGACAACATTTCAAACAACTGTTTGATTGGTGCGGTGAACGCCTTTAATATGAAGACAAATTTTGTGAAAAACCAGATCACCGGAGAATATGACGGTGTGCCTGCTACACAGAGAAAGTACAAAGCAGCGGGCATTCCTACGGTAGTAGTGGGAGATCACAACTATGGAGAAGGGTCTTCCCGGGAGCATGCTGCAATGGAGCCAAGACACCTTGGGGTTAAGGTGGTGCTGGTGAAGTCTTTTGCACGAATTCACGAAACAAACCTGAAAAAACAGGGTATGTTGGGGATCACTTTTGCTAATGAAAGCGATTACGATCTTATCCAGGAAGATGATACTTTTAACTTCGTAGACCTTGAAAGTTTCGCGCCAGATAAGCAGCTTACAATTGAGATTGTGCATGCCGACGGTTCTAAGGATACTATTAAGGCAAACCACACCTATAACCTGCCTCAAATTGAGTGGTACAAGGAAGGTTCGGCACTTAACTTAATAAAAAAGCAGAACGCTGCTTAA
- a CDS encoding FKBP-type peptidyl-prolyl cis-trans isomerase: protein MKLNKFLFLYLLAGISLMSCDKDDDSPEVVPPRDRGEQELTDQAALDAYLDTHFYNYEEFEAAPEGFDFQIEIDTINADNAGKTPLSESPLLEKKNFNYEGVNYTYYVLKVREGAGEMPQPKFSDSVFVSYKGTLLNRSTFDSSQNPVWFDLVQTIPGFGLGITKFRGASGFEVREDNTIEWNNDYGVGAVFLPSGLAYFNAFRGTIPSYSPLVFAFHLYGVNEADHDRDGIPSWREDLNEDKILGNDDTDGDLVPNYADSDDDGDFIPTREEISDEDGNIIFPYPHSNDDGTPDYLDPNI, encoded by the coding sequence ATGAAACTGAATAAATTTTTGTTTTTATACCTGCTTGCCGGTATCTCTTTAATGTCTTGTGACAAGGATGATGATAGTCCAGAAGTTGTACCGCCAAGAGACAGGGGAGAACAGGAGTTGACAGACCAGGCTGCACTTGATGCTTACCTGGACACACACTTCTACAACTACGAAGAATTTGAAGCTGCTCCTGAAGGTTTCGACTTTCAAATTGAAATTGATACTATCAATGCCGATAATGCCGGTAAAACACCACTTAGTGAGTCACCTTTACTGGAGAAAAAGAACTTTAACTATGAAGGGGTAAATTATACGTACTATGTTTTAAAGGTTCGCGAAGGAGCAGGCGAGATGCCGCAACCAAAATTTAGCGACTCGGTATTTGTTTCCTATAAAGGTACTCTTTTGAACCGCAGCACTTTTGATTCTTCACAAAACCCCGTTTGGTTTGATCTTGTGCAAACCATACCCGGCTTTGGTCTTGGAATTACGAAATTTCGTGGAGCTTCTGGGTTTGAAGTGCGAGAAGACAATACCATAGAATGGAACAACGATTATGGGGTGGGCGCGGTATTCCTGCCTTCTGGCCTTGCTTATTTCAACGCTTTTAGAGGAACCATTCCATCTTACAGTCCGCTTGTTTTTGCCTTTCATTTATACGGAGTAAACGAGGCAGATCACGACCGTGACGGAATTCCCTCGTGGAGAGAAGACCTAAACGAAGATAAAATTCTAGGGAACGATGATACCGACGGAGATTTAGTACCGAATTACGCTGATAGCGATGACGATGGCGATTTTATTCCTACCCGGGAAGAAATATCTGATGAAGACGGGAATATCATTTTCCCGTATCCCCATTCCAATGATGATGGAACGCCAGATTATCTGGATCCAAATATCTAG